In Drosophila busckii strain San Diego stock center, stock number 13000-0081.31 chromosome 4, ASM1175060v1, whole genome shotgun sequence, the following proteins share a genomic window:
- the LOC108607423 gene encoding slo-interacting protein 1 isoform X2 — protein sequence MCSNNSIGAVELDYVVLKLNGSDITSLSNYEVVQMFLQANETLVVELSRKTSIVTKPNESHTKDDVILQCQGQSQQETAETCETQTVENYSMPNQDIVRTIADHIIEQEHNIFEQCLEPEIDIEEVTLHKTDAANNEIGLSVSCNGFFIKSSSDEGVRTAAYNDNCETDLAPEDQLTEADVDADAEVFISDIQPNSIADKDGRLRRGDQILRINGIDVKTKEHAERKIAENKMDVTLLVSRLIYPADEFSDGDGDNDVDSELDNLNDDIDSNFEYTNGFLNDDYINVVDKLDKLILSQEQDIQIKPINGLLTEVVANSAKPIPEALKVVHCKTSVNTIAEKTPSVDHLKTSACHTKSQFEATDANLSQGRGLLLKQPKEKSLLNTKNVAHLTASTKSNQFAYDENEHIYETIPEDSESEPLYCSPYQSSNYMTTVGSCSSTATTAETNVEMQQQSQRVAQWLGIKSHLNPTSPKAVQILSGKLNFYNNKQQRIFNRVSTLRSAVTNTSGSSSSGAGYNGFATLNLEKGANQNICINFSEEVDNSSSAYNTGGSNNSASPRQNLRSVDTENVATSIGNQVASSSITSPINSIMMPFGKTSRIPTCSQPNGPLNDISAHNKVIDEQNQFAKTDCNSIRQKSTEEPQSQCPQFNAPNLSSYHFVSSQQVAKKSEVELKQNSFVVTTKNASEEIPMVWKVKRRPDGTRYIVKRPVRNRIQMGSIRKSLRSNEITTTEDDTISEVKIGRYWTKEERKRHIERARERRHHQMQQQQLLHHYHHQQQQK from the exons ATGTGTTCAAATAATTCGATCGGTGCTGTTGAGTTGGACTATGTTGTTTTAAAG CTTAATGGTAGTGACATAACGTCCCTGTCGAATTATGAAGTGGTTCAAATGTTCCTTCAAGCAAACGAAACCCTTGTAGTTGAATTAAGTCGGAAGACGAGTATCGTCACTAAGCCTAACGAAAGCCACACAAAAGATGACGTGATATTGCAATGCCAAGGTCAAAGCCAGCAAGAGACTGCTGAAACTTGTG AGACACAAACCGTGGAGAATTATTCAATGCCTAATCAGGACATTGTGCGAACAATTGCCGACCATATAATCGAACAAGAGCATAATATTTTTGAGCAATGCCTTGAACCAGAAATTGATATTGAG GAAGTAACCCTACATAAAACAGATGCGGCAAACAATGAAATTGGACTAAGTGTATCATGTAATGGGTTctttataaaaagcagcagcgatgaaGGTGTAAGAACTGCTGCCTATAACGACAATTGCGAAACAGATTTGGCGCCAGAAGATCAACTTACCGAAGCGGATGTTGATGCAGATGCAGAAGTTTTCATTAGCGACATACAGCCAAACAGTATTGCCGACAAAGACGGCCGCCTAAGACGTGGTGATCAAATACTTCGCATCAATGGCATTGATGTTAAAACGAAAGAGCACGCTGAAAGAAAAATCGCTGAAAATAAGATGGATGTGACATTGCTGGTCAGTCGTCTAATATATCCC GCTGATGAGTTCTCAGATGGTGATGGTGATAATGATGTTGACTCTGAATTGGATAATTTAAATGATGACATCGACAGTAACTTTGAATATACAAATGGTTTTCTTAATGATGACTACATAAATGTTGTTGACAAGTTAGATAAACTGATTTTATCCCAAGAGCAggacattcaaattaaacccATTAATGGGCTATTAACGGAAGTCGTCGCGAATTCAGCAAAGCCGATACCAGAAGCTCTGAAAGTTGTCCATTGTAAAACTTCTGTAAACACTATAGCGGAAAAGACACCATCCGTTGATCACTTAAAAACATCCGCATGTCATACCAAGTCACAGTTTGAAGCTACAGATGCCAATTTAAGTCAGGGCAGAGGATTACTATTGAAGCAACCGAAGGAAAAATCTTtgttaaacacaaaaaatgttGCCCACCTCACTGCTTCaacgaaatcaaatcaatttgcttaTGATGAAAACGAACATATTTATGAAACTATACCTGAAGACTCCGAATCTGAGCCTCTTTATTGCTCACCATATCAAAGCTCTAACTACATGACTACTGTAGGGTCTTGCTCgtccacagcaacaacagccgaAACCAACGTAGAAATGCAGCAACAGAGTCAAAGAGTTGCTCAATGGCTAGGCATCAAGTCGCATCTAAATCCGACGAGTCCCAAGGCTGTGCAAATTTTGTCTGGCAAACTgaacttttataataataagcaacaacgCATTTTCAATCGTGTGTCTACACTGCGCAGTGCAGTAACAAATACAAGTGGATCAAGCAGTAGCGGAGCTGGATACAATGGTTTTGCCACACTTAATTTGGAAAAAGGAGctaatcaaaatatatgtataaatttcagTGAAGAAGTAGATAACTCGTCCAGTGCATATAATACTGGTGGTTCTAACAATAGTGCCAGTCCCCGCCAAAATCTAAGAAGTGTAGACACCGAAAATGTGGCAACGTCCATTGGCAATCAAGTCGCAAGTTCCAGCATTACTAGCCCCATAAACAGCATTATGATGCCATTTGGTAAAACCAGTCGCATTCCAACCTGTTCTCAACCCAACGGTCCTCTTAATG aCATTTCGGCTCACAACAAGGTAATTGAtgaacaaaatcaatttgctaaGACGGATTGCAACTCAATTCGGCAAAAATCAACCGAAGAACCACAATCGCAATGTCCACAATTTAATGCACCCAATTTGAGTAGCTATCACTTTGTCAGCAGTCAACAG GTAGCGAAAAAGTCTGAAGTCGAACTAAAGCAAAACTCGTTTGTGGTAACTACGAAGAACGCTTCAGAAGAAATACCCATGGTTTGGAAAGTTAAGCGTCGCCCGGATGGAACGCGCTATATTGTCAAGCGCCCAGTGCGCAATCGTATTCAAATGGGTAGTATACGTAAGAGCTTGCGGAGCAATGAAATTACTACAACAGAGGATGACACAATATCTGAAGTTAAGATTGGCAGATACTGGACTAAGGAAGAACGCAAGCGACATATTGAGCGAGCACGAGAGCGCCGACACCaccaaatgcaacagcaacagttactgcatcattatcatcatcagcagcagcagaaataa
- the LOC108607423 gene encoding slo-interacting protein 1 isoform X1, translated as MCSNNSIGAVELDYVVLKLNGSDITSLSNYEVVQMFLQANETLVVELSRKTSIVTKPNESHTKDDVILQCQGQSQQETAETCANKLNTANPLPSSINNQTILTLRAFNNNAIYNRVAKPSSLSKETQTVENYSMPNQDIVRTIADHIIEQEHNIFEQCLEPEIDIEEVTLHKTDAANNEIGLSVSCNGFFIKSSSDEGVRTAAYNDNCETDLAPEDQLTEADVDADAEVFISDIQPNSIADKDGRLRRGDQILRINGIDVKTKEHAERKIAENKMDVTLLVSRLIYPADEFSDGDGDNDVDSELDNLNDDIDSNFEYTNGFLNDDYINVVDKLDKLILSQEQDIQIKPINGLLTEVVANSAKPIPEALKVVHCKTSVNTIAEKTPSVDHLKTSACHTKSQFEATDANLSQGRGLLLKQPKEKSLLNTKNVAHLTASTKSNQFAYDENEHIYETIPEDSESEPLYCSPYQSSNYMTTVGSCSSTATTAETNVEMQQQSQRVAQWLGIKSHLNPTSPKAVQILSGKLNFYNNKQQRIFNRVSTLRSAVTNTSGSSSSGAGYNGFATLNLEKGANQNICINFSEEVDNSSSAYNTGGSNNSASPRQNLRSVDTENVATSIGNQVASSSITSPINSIMMPFGKTSRIPTCSQPNGPLNDISAHNKVIDEQNQFAKTDCNSIRQKSTEEPQSQCPQFNAPNLSSYHFVSSQQVAKKSEVELKQNSFVVTTKNASEEIPMVWKVKRRPDGTRYIVKRPVRNRIQMGSIRKSLRSNEITTTEDDTISEVKIGRYWTKEERKRHIERARERRHHQMQQQQLLHHYHHQQQQK; from the exons ATGTGTTCAAATAATTCGATCGGTGCTGTTGAGTTGGACTATGTTGTTTTAAAG CTTAATGGTAGTGACATAACGTCCCTGTCGAATTATGAAGTGGTTCAAATGTTCCTTCAAGCAAACGAAACCCTTGTAGTTGAATTAAGTCGGAAGACGAGTATCGTCACTAAGCCTAACGAAAGCCACACAAAAGATGACGTGATATTGCAATGCCAAGGTCAAAGCCAGCAAGAGACTGCTGAAACTTGTG CAAATAAACTGAATACTGCCAATCCGTTACCGTCGTCGATAAATAATCAAACCATTTTAACACTAcgtgcatttaataataatgccaTCTATAATAGAGTAGCTAAACCTAGCTCTCTTTCCAAAGAGACACAAACCGTGGAGAATTATTCAATGCCTAATCAGGACATTGTGCGAACAATTGCCGACCATATAATCGAACAAGAGCATAATATTTTTGAGCAATGCCTTGAACCAGAAATTGATATTGAG GAAGTAACCCTACATAAAACAGATGCGGCAAACAATGAAATTGGACTAAGTGTATCATGTAATGGGTTctttataaaaagcagcagcgatgaaGGTGTAAGAACTGCTGCCTATAACGACAATTGCGAAACAGATTTGGCGCCAGAAGATCAACTTACCGAAGCGGATGTTGATGCAGATGCAGAAGTTTTCATTAGCGACATACAGCCAAACAGTATTGCCGACAAAGACGGCCGCCTAAGACGTGGTGATCAAATACTTCGCATCAATGGCATTGATGTTAAAACGAAAGAGCACGCTGAAAGAAAAATCGCTGAAAATAAGATGGATGTGACATTGCTGGTCAGTCGTCTAATATATCCC GCTGATGAGTTCTCAGATGGTGATGGTGATAATGATGTTGACTCTGAATTGGATAATTTAAATGATGACATCGACAGTAACTTTGAATATACAAATGGTTTTCTTAATGATGACTACATAAATGTTGTTGACAAGTTAGATAAACTGATTTTATCCCAAGAGCAggacattcaaattaaacccATTAATGGGCTATTAACGGAAGTCGTCGCGAATTCAGCAAAGCCGATACCAGAAGCTCTGAAAGTTGTCCATTGTAAAACTTCTGTAAACACTATAGCGGAAAAGACACCATCCGTTGATCACTTAAAAACATCCGCATGTCATACCAAGTCACAGTTTGAAGCTACAGATGCCAATTTAAGTCAGGGCAGAGGATTACTATTGAAGCAACCGAAGGAAAAATCTTtgttaaacacaaaaaatgttGCCCACCTCACTGCTTCaacgaaatcaaatcaatttgcttaTGATGAAAACGAACATATTTATGAAACTATACCTGAAGACTCCGAATCTGAGCCTCTTTATTGCTCACCATATCAAAGCTCTAACTACATGACTACTGTAGGGTCTTGCTCgtccacagcaacaacagccgaAACCAACGTAGAAATGCAGCAACAGAGTCAAAGAGTTGCTCAATGGCTAGGCATCAAGTCGCATCTAAATCCGACGAGTCCCAAGGCTGTGCAAATTTTGTCTGGCAAACTgaacttttataataataagcaacaacgCATTTTCAATCGTGTGTCTACACTGCGCAGTGCAGTAACAAATACAAGTGGATCAAGCAGTAGCGGAGCTGGATACAATGGTTTTGCCACACTTAATTTGGAAAAAGGAGctaatcaaaatatatgtataaatttcagTGAAGAAGTAGATAACTCGTCCAGTGCATATAATACTGGTGGTTCTAACAATAGTGCCAGTCCCCGCCAAAATCTAAGAAGTGTAGACACCGAAAATGTGGCAACGTCCATTGGCAATCAAGTCGCAAGTTCCAGCATTACTAGCCCCATAAACAGCATTATGATGCCATTTGGTAAAACCAGTCGCATTCCAACCTGTTCTCAACCCAACGGTCCTCTTAATG aCATTTCGGCTCACAACAAGGTAATTGAtgaacaaaatcaatttgctaaGACGGATTGCAACTCAATTCGGCAAAAATCAACCGAAGAACCACAATCGCAATGTCCACAATTTAATGCACCCAATTTGAGTAGCTATCACTTTGTCAGCAGTCAACAG GTAGCGAAAAAGTCTGAAGTCGAACTAAAGCAAAACTCGTTTGTGGTAACTACGAAGAACGCTTCAGAAGAAATACCCATGGTTTGGAAAGTTAAGCGTCGCCCGGATGGAACGCGCTATATTGTCAAGCGCCCAGTGCGCAATCGTATTCAAATGGGTAGTATACGTAAGAGCTTGCGGAGCAATGAAATTACTACAACAGAGGATGACACAATATCTGAAGTTAAGATTGGCAGATACTGGACTAAGGAAGAACGCAAGCGACATATTGAGCGAGCACGAGAGCGCCGACACCaccaaatgcaacagcaacagttactgcatcattatcatcatcagcagcagcagaaataa
- the LOC108607426 gene encoding uncharacterized protein LOC108607426 isoform X1, translated as MARHTFNALSNRTRVKKSMAFAKNDLTKLIKPTTQSLLELCSCGCKWSSNGQLIDSLLTIDDSFLNTRYVLTKVPFSNASCSCLNKGSERPIFSKQKQMKYAHMSCRLFLTRCAVTIIVSMLFFLASAQDVHSQSEGTKISGSIDFSNDTSGSQQTNANTTKQFKNHYKFTTTTALPLLDVEISTNQVPTSTSSIKLLNMKSRRNSMNKERNGLASGGGFSMNRNSLINSDNALQRQLREKAKQDSLESIKMHILMRLNLKKLPNITKPISVPQNILENFYKNYNATLSKTMWRPDPDAFGKIRTQYFNEDLSKIMSNTSNNPMQLNVDRNQNFGLLEEPASESSELQGDDPNAFDDSLQPHNVRVKKNDKFQHAQSNEFFMNTEDDSREYENILSHISSIYVFPEQPHVRHNRNPDVFRFKLDSSYSDISHITLHLYLRGLEWIKINQPNLIEEIADLQNRDIIVAVHLTNVTNYNPKENIFEFHHKIPTGLGKWVNVDLKPLFDHSMSALPIAEAINKTQEIFIKGVETWMKPLIVMTDNASKNPLTVHIEIGSQKKHRRKRSVFMDCTESDHDMRCCRYPLKVNFTSFGWHFVVAPTIFDAYFCSGDCRVGYLEQYPHTHLAALTTSATPCCSPTKMSSLSLLYFDDNHNLVLSVIPNMSVEGCSCS; from the exons ATGGCTCGGCACACCTTTAATGC TCTTTCTAACCGGACTAGGGTAAAAAAAAGTATGGCATTTGCTAAGAATGATTTGACAAAATTGATCAAACCAACAACGCAATCATTGTTGGAGCTCTGTAGTTGCGGTTGTAAATGGTCGAGCAATGGACAACTTATCGATTCATTATTAACCATTGATGACAGTTTTTTAAACACCAGATATGTTTTGACTAAAGTACCTTTTAGCAATGCCTCGTGCTCGTGCCTTAATAAAGGCTCTGAACGCCCCatttttagcaaacaaaaacaaatgaaatatgccCACATGAGCTGCCGATTGTTTCTCACAAGATGTGCTGTTACAATCATAGTATCGATGCTGTTTTTTTTAGCATCGGCGCAAGATGTACATAGTCAGTCAGAAGGTACGAAAATAAGTGGATCAATTGATTTCTCAAACGATACTTCTGGATCCCAACAGACAAACGCTAACaccacaaaacaatttaaaaaccaTTATAAGTTCACAACTACAACCGCTTTACCCTTATTAGATGTTGAAATCAGTACTAATCAAGTGCCTACATCAACCAGctcaataaaattgctaaatatgAAGAGTCGAAGAAACAGCATGAACAAAGAAAGGAATGGACTGGCGTCCGGAGGTGGATTTAGTATGAACAGAAATAGCTTGATTAATAGCGATAACGCATTACAAAGACAGCTAAGGGAAAAGGCTAAGCAAGACAGTTTGGAATCgataaaaatgcatatattaatgcgtttgaatttaaagaaattacCAAATATAACAAAACCAATTTCGGTTCCACAAAATATACTGGAGAACTTCTACAAAAACTACAATGCGACTCTTTCCAAGACTATGTGGCGACCTGATCCGGATGCCTTTGGCAAAATTAGAACCCAATATTTTAATGAAGATTTGTCCAAGATTATGTCTAATACTTCTAATAATCCCATGCAATTGAATGTGGACAGAAATCAAAACTTCGGATTGCTCGAAGAGCCAGCAAGCGAGTCAAGTGAATTGCAAGGTGACGATCCTAATGCATTTGATGATTCTTTACAACCTCATAATGTACGAGTAAAAAAGAATGACAAATTTCAACATGCTCAATCTAATGAGTTTTTCATGAATACCGAGGATGATAGTAGAgaatatgaaaatattctGTCTCACATAAGCAGTATTTATGTATTTCCTGAGC agcCTCATGTGCGACACAATCGCAATCCAGATGTTTTCAGATTTAAGCTGGATTCTAGTTATTCTGATATATCACATATTACACTGCATTTGTATTTACGAGGATTGGAGtggataaaaataaatcagccTAACCTAATAGAGGAGATTGCAGATTTGCAAAACCGGGATATTATTGTGGCCGTGCACCTGACAAATGTTACTAACTATAATCcgaaagaaaatatatttgaattccATCATAAAATTCCAACGGGTCTGGGAAAGTGGGTTAATGTGGATCTAAAGCCACTATTTGACCATTCTATGTCAGCTCTACCGATCGCAGAAGCCATtaacaaaacacaagaaaTTTTTATCAAAGGTGTTGAAACCTGGATGAAGCCTTTAATTGTAATGACCGACAATGCTTCAAAAAATCCACtg ACGGTTCATATTGAAATTGGATCACAGAAAAAGCATCGACGAAAGCGTAGCGTATTTATGGACTGCACTGAGAGCGATCATGATATGCGTTGTTGTCGCTATCCCTTAAAAGTGAATTTTACGAGCTTTGGATGGCATTTTGTAGTAGCACCAACCATCTTCGATGCATACTTTTGCAGTGGAGACTGTAGAGTAGGATATTTGGAACAATATCCTCATACTCACCTTGCTGCATTGACGACTTCTGCGACGCCTTGTTGTTCTCCAACCAAAATGAGTTCCTTAAGTTTGTTGTACTTTGACGACAATCACAATCTTGTGTTGAGTGTTATACCAAATATGTCCGTTGAGGGATGCAGTTGTTCCTAA
- the LOC108607423 gene encoding slo-interacting protein 1 isoform X3 has product MCSNNSIGAVELDYVVLKLNGSDITSLSNYEVVQMFLQANETLVVELSRKTSIVTKPNESHTKDDVILQCQGQSQQETAETCANKLNTANPLPSSINNQTILTLRAFNNNAIYNRVAKPSSLSKETQTVENYSMPNQDIVRTIADHIIEQEHNIFEQCLEPEIDIEEVTLHKTDAANNEIGLSVSCNGFFIKSSSDEGVRTAAYNDNCETDLAPEDQLTEADVDADAEVFISDIQPNSIADKDGRLRRGDQILRINGIDVKTKEHAERKIAENKMDVTLLVSRLIYPADEFSDGDGDNDVDSELDNLNDDIDSNFEYTNGFLNDDYINVVDKLDKLILSQEQDIQIKPINGLLTEVVANSAKPIPEALKVVHCKTSVNTIAEKTPSVDHLKTSACHTKSQFEATDANLSQGRGLLLKQPKEKSLLNTKNVAHLTASTKSNQFAYDENEHIYETIPEDSESEPLYCSPYQSSNYMTTVGSCSSTATTAETNVEMQQQSQRVAQWLGIKSHLNPTSPKAVQILSGKLNFYNNKQQRIFNRVSTLRSAVTNTSGSSSSGAGYNVKK; this is encoded by the exons ATGTGTTCAAATAATTCGATCGGTGCTGTTGAGTTGGACTATGTTGTTTTAAAG CTTAATGGTAGTGACATAACGTCCCTGTCGAATTATGAAGTGGTTCAAATGTTCCTTCAAGCAAACGAAACCCTTGTAGTTGAATTAAGTCGGAAGACGAGTATCGTCACTAAGCCTAACGAAAGCCACACAAAAGATGACGTGATATTGCAATGCCAAGGTCAAAGCCAGCAAGAGACTGCTGAAACTTGTG CAAATAAACTGAATACTGCCAATCCGTTACCGTCGTCGATAAATAATCAAACCATTTTAACACTAcgtgcatttaataataatgccaTCTATAATAGAGTAGCTAAACCTAGCTCTCTTTCCAAAGAGACACAAACCGTGGAGAATTATTCAATGCCTAATCAGGACATTGTGCGAACAATTGCCGACCATATAATCGAACAAGAGCATAATATTTTTGAGCAATGCCTTGAACCAGAAATTGATATTGAG GAAGTAACCCTACATAAAACAGATGCGGCAAACAATGAAATTGGACTAAGTGTATCATGTAATGGGTTctttataaaaagcagcagcgatgaaGGTGTAAGAACTGCTGCCTATAACGACAATTGCGAAACAGATTTGGCGCCAGAAGATCAACTTACCGAAGCGGATGTTGATGCAGATGCAGAAGTTTTCATTAGCGACATACAGCCAAACAGTATTGCCGACAAAGACGGCCGCCTAAGACGTGGTGATCAAATACTTCGCATCAATGGCATTGATGTTAAAACGAAAGAGCACGCTGAAAGAAAAATCGCTGAAAATAAGATGGATGTGACATTGCTGGTCAGTCGTCTAATATATCCC GCTGATGAGTTCTCAGATGGTGATGGTGATAATGATGTTGACTCTGAATTGGATAATTTAAATGATGACATCGACAGTAACTTTGAATATACAAATGGTTTTCTTAATGATGACTACATAAATGTTGTTGACAAGTTAGATAAACTGATTTTATCCCAAGAGCAggacattcaaattaaacccATTAATGGGCTATTAACGGAAGTCGTCGCGAATTCAGCAAAGCCGATACCAGAAGCTCTGAAAGTTGTCCATTGTAAAACTTCTGTAAACACTATAGCGGAAAAGACACCATCCGTTGATCACTTAAAAACATCCGCATGTCATACCAAGTCACAGTTTGAAGCTACAGATGCCAATTTAAGTCAGGGCAGAGGATTACTATTGAAGCAACCGAAGGAAAAATCTTtgttaaacacaaaaaatgttGCCCACCTCACTGCTTCaacgaaatcaaatcaatttgcttaTGATGAAAACGAACATATTTATGAAACTATACCTGAAGACTCCGAATCTGAGCCTCTTTATTGCTCACCATATCAAAGCTCTAACTACATGACTACTGTAGGGTCTTGCTCgtccacagcaacaacagccgaAACCAACGTAGAAATGCAGCAACAGAGTCAAAGAGTTGCTCAATGGCTAGGCATCAAGTCGCATCTAAATCCGACGAGTCCCAAGGCTGTGCAAATTTTGTCTGGCAAACTgaacttttataataataagcaacaacgCATTTTCAATCGTGTGTCTACACTGCGCAGTGCAGTAACAAATACAAGTGGATCAAGCAGTAGCGGAGCTGGATACAATG TGAAGAAGTAG
- the LOC108607426 gene encoding uncharacterized protein LOC108607426 isoform X2, with amino-acid sequence MAFAKNDLTKLIKPTTQSLLELCSCGCKWSSNGQLIDSLLTIDDSFLNTRYVLTKVPFSNASCSCLNKGSERPIFSKQKQMKYAHMSCRLFLTRCAVTIIVSMLFFLASAQDVHSQSEGTKISGSIDFSNDTSGSQQTNANTTKQFKNHYKFTTTTALPLLDVEISTNQVPTSTSSIKLLNMKSRRNSMNKERNGLASGGGFSMNRNSLINSDNALQRQLREKAKQDSLESIKMHILMRLNLKKLPNITKPISVPQNILENFYKNYNATLSKTMWRPDPDAFGKIRTQYFNEDLSKIMSNTSNNPMQLNVDRNQNFGLLEEPASESSELQGDDPNAFDDSLQPHNVRVKKNDKFQHAQSNEFFMNTEDDSREYENILSHISSIYVFPEQPHVRHNRNPDVFRFKLDSSYSDISHITLHLYLRGLEWIKINQPNLIEEIADLQNRDIIVAVHLTNVTNYNPKENIFEFHHKIPTGLGKWVNVDLKPLFDHSMSALPIAEAINKTQEIFIKGVETWMKPLIVMTDNASKNPLTVHIEIGSQKKHRRKRSVFMDCTESDHDMRCCRYPLKVNFTSFGWHFVVAPTIFDAYFCSGDCRVGYLEQYPHTHLAALTTSATPCCSPTKMSSLSLLYFDDNHNLVLSVIPNMSVEGCSCS; translated from the exons ATGGCATTTGCTAAGAATGATTTGACAAAATTGATCAAACCAACAACGCAATCATTGTTGGAGCTCTGTAGTTGCGGTTGTAAATGGTCGAGCAATGGACAACTTATCGATTCATTATTAACCATTGATGACAGTTTTTTAAACACCAGATATGTTTTGACTAAAGTACCTTTTAGCAATGCCTCGTGCTCGTGCCTTAATAAAGGCTCTGAACGCCCCatttttagcaaacaaaaacaaatgaaatatgccCACATGAGCTGCCGATTGTTTCTCACAAGATGTGCTGTTACAATCATAGTATCGATGCTGTTTTTTTTAGCATCGGCGCAAGATGTACATAGTCAGTCAGAAGGTACGAAAATAAGTGGATCAATTGATTTCTCAAACGATACTTCTGGATCCCAACAGACAAACGCTAACaccacaaaacaatttaaaaaccaTTATAAGTTCACAACTACAACCGCTTTACCCTTATTAGATGTTGAAATCAGTACTAATCAAGTGCCTACATCAACCAGctcaataaaattgctaaatatgAAGAGTCGAAGAAACAGCATGAACAAAGAAAGGAATGGACTGGCGTCCGGAGGTGGATTTAGTATGAACAGAAATAGCTTGATTAATAGCGATAACGCATTACAAAGACAGCTAAGGGAAAAGGCTAAGCAAGACAGTTTGGAATCgataaaaatgcatatattaatgcgtttgaatttaaagaaattacCAAATATAACAAAACCAATTTCGGTTCCACAAAATATACTGGAGAACTTCTACAAAAACTACAATGCGACTCTTTCCAAGACTATGTGGCGACCTGATCCGGATGCCTTTGGCAAAATTAGAACCCAATATTTTAATGAAGATTTGTCCAAGATTATGTCTAATACTTCTAATAATCCCATGCAATTGAATGTGGACAGAAATCAAAACTTCGGATTGCTCGAAGAGCCAGCAAGCGAGTCAAGTGAATTGCAAGGTGACGATCCTAATGCATTTGATGATTCTTTACAACCTCATAATGTACGAGTAAAAAAGAATGACAAATTTCAACATGCTCAATCTAATGAGTTTTTCATGAATACCGAGGATGATAGTAGAgaatatgaaaatattctGTCTCACATAAGCAGTATTTATGTATTTCCTGAGC agcCTCATGTGCGACACAATCGCAATCCAGATGTTTTCAGATTTAAGCTGGATTCTAGTTATTCTGATATATCACATATTACACTGCATTTGTATTTACGAGGATTGGAGtggataaaaataaatcagccTAACCTAATAGAGGAGATTGCAGATTTGCAAAACCGGGATATTATTGTGGCCGTGCACCTGACAAATGTTACTAACTATAATCcgaaagaaaatatatttgaattccATCATAAAATTCCAACGGGTCTGGGAAAGTGGGTTAATGTGGATCTAAAGCCACTATTTGACCATTCTATGTCAGCTCTACCGATCGCAGAAGCCATtaacaaaacacaagaaaTTTTTATCAAAGGTGTTGAAACCTGGATGAAGCCTTTAATTGTAATGACCGACAATGCTTCAAAAAATCCACtg ACGGTTCATATTGAAATTGGATCACAGAAAAAGCATCGACGAAAGCGTAGCGTATTTATGGACTGCACTGAGAGCGATCATGATATGCGTTGTTGTCGCTATCCCTTAAAAGTGAATTTTACGAGCTTTGGATGGCATTTTGTAGTAGCACCAACCATCTTCGATGCATACTTTTGCAGTGGAGACTGTAGAGTAGGATATTTGGAACAATATCCTCATACTCACCTTGCTGCATTGACGACTTCTGCGACGCCTTGTTGTTCTCCAACCAAAATGAGTTCCTTAAGTTTGTTGTACTTTGACGACAATCACAATCTTGTGTTGAGTGTTATACCAAATATGTCCGTTGAGGGATGCAGTTGTTCCTAA